The nucleotide window ACGGACAATACCTTCCGGCTTATTATATTTAATCGCATTTACCAGCAGATTATTTAAGAGTTCCCGTATCTGCTGTACATTTGCCGCAATAGTCAGCGGTTTACATTCTGTGATCACTTTCACTCCATAGTCACAGGCCATGGGGCCAAGAGATGCAAGCATTTCCTCCACCAGCGGATATATCTGCAAATCTGCCATTTCCACTTCCACATCCTTTGTTTCCAGCCTGGAAATCATAAGAATATCATTTATCAGATTGGTCATATGGTCGGCTTCCTTTTCTATCCTGGACAGGAAATCCTGCTGGACCTCTTCCTTCGTCACCAATCCGCTTTCCAAAAGCTCCGTATATCCCTTAATAGAAGTGATTGGCGTCTTCAGTTCATGCGACGCGTTGGAAAAAAACTCCTGTCGGATAATCCTCTCCAATTCCAGCTTTTTCACATAGGTGCCGATTTCCGCTGACATCTGATTCATCGCGTCTATGATGACATTCAGCTCTTCATACTGATAGTGCTTCATAAAAATCTCAGGCTCGCCTTTATCTACTTTACGCAGCTCTCCCGCAATCTCATTCAACGGTGTCGTTACAGAACGGGCAAATCGTTCTGCCAAAAAGAAAGATGCCACCAGAGCGACCACTACTCCAAAAAATACGGCCGGAATCAAAATCTTCAGATACATGAAAAGTCCCTCATAGGGCACGGCAAGCCGCAGGACATATCCGCCGTTTCCCGACAGGATTGCCGCGTACAGCATTTCCTTATGAAGGGTTTTGGAATAACGCTTCGTATATCCGCGGCCATTTTCAATGGCCTCTTTTACCTCTTTCCTGTCCAGATGATTTTCCAGCTGCTCCATATCTGTAACGCCATTGTCCGCCAGCACAGTCCCATCTATAGAAAGAATCGTGGCCCGGCTGTCCTGATTGCCGTCTATGGCGCAGATATCCGTTATCTGCTTTGCCACGTCCTCATTGTAATTTATCGCATAGTCCATCATATGCAGGGTATCTAAAAGTTTATCCTCCGTCTGTTTCAAGCTTTCACTGCTCATCACCAGACAAAAGACCGTGCTGCTGACGACCAGCGCCAGTAAGATCATCCACACAAACTTTTTAAAAATGGCTTTCTTCAATCTTCCTTCTCCTGACTGTAAAA belongs to Qiania dongpingensis and includes:
- a CDS encoding sensor histidine kinase, with amino-acid sequence MKKAIFKKFVWMILLALVVSSTVFCLVMSSESLKQTEDKLLDTLHMMDYAINYNEDVAKQITDICAIDGNQDSRATILSIDGTVLADNGVTDMEQLENHLDRKEVKEAIENGRGYTKRYSKTLHKEMLYAAILSGNGGYVLRLAVPYEGLFMYLKILIPAVFFGVVVALVASFFLAERFARSVTTPLNEIAGELRKVDKGEPEIFMKHYQYEELNVIIDAMNQMSAEIGTYVKKLELERIIRQEFFSNASHELKTPITSIKGYTELLESGLVTKEEVQQDFLSRIEKEADHMTNLINDILMISRLETKDVEVEMADLQIYPLVEEMLASLGPMACDYGVKVITECKPLTIAANVQQIRELLNNLLVNAIKYNKPEGIVRLTVTSDKKDMVLTVSDTGVGIPKEAQRRVFERFYRVDKGRSKKMGGTGLGLSIVKHIVNYYGGSIQLDSQVDVGTTFTVRLPVVKIER